A region of the Flavobacteriaceae bacterium MAR_2010_188 genome:
TCTTCGGGATTGGAAGTGATAAGGATAAACGCTATTGGATGGCGCTGATACGTCAGGTTTTAGTGGCTGGCTTTCTTAAAAAGGATATTGAAACCTACGGTGTTTTAAGGCTTTCTGCAGAAGGACGCGAATTTATTGTTTCTCCAAAATCATTTATGATGACCGAGGATCATGTTTTCGATATTACCGATGACGATTCCATCATAACTGCTGCTAAAGGTGGAGGAGGAGTTGCCGATGAGAAATTAATGGGAATGCTTCGCGATTTACGAAAACGCAATGCTAAAAAACTTGGGGTACCACCATTTGTTATTTTTCAAGATCCATCTTTGGAGGATATGGCGTTAAAATATCCGCTTACGCTAGACGAACTTTCTAATGTTCATGGGGTAGGTGAGGGTAAAGCCAAAAAATACGGAAGTGATTTCATCGCGCTTATAGAGCGTTATGTTGAAGACAACGAAATAGAACGTCCGGATGATTTGGTAGTAAAAAGCACCGGAACTAATTCATCTTTAAAGCTTTACATTATACAAAACGTCGATAGAAAATTGCCGCTCGATGATATTGCTTCATCCAAAGGAATGGATATGAAGGATTTTATCAAGGAAATGGAAGCGATCGTTTATTCTGGTACCAAGTTGAATATCACCTATTGGATCGATGAAATTTTAGATGAAGATCAGCAGGAAGAGATTCACGATTACTTTATGGAATCAGAATCTGATAGTATTTCTGATGCCATCGAAGAATTTGATGGCGATTATGAAGATGATGAACTCCGCTTGTATAGGATTAAATTTATAAGCGAAGTTGCCAATTAATTAGTTAACTATTCTTCTTCAGCATTAGTGACCTGATTTTCTGGAATTCTATAAATCTTGAAATTGATTTCTTCTTTTTCACTTTTTAAGATGAATTCTTCAATCGTAGACCTTTTTATTAAATCGAGCTGATCTTTCTCAAGATGAAAATCTATGTTAGACACATAACGATTGGGCACATTAGAAAAATCTGATTCAATCTCGAGCATATCCGAAGCAAGTTCCATTGTGTAATCGAGCCCGTTGATGGTTAATGAAACTCCTTTTTTGGTTTTTATCCTAAAAGTCCCAACTACCGCAGTATTTAATAGATGAAATCCGCCCAATTCATTTGGTCCACCGTAAAGCACATTACTTTCTGAAACTCCTAAAGGAGGTTGGTCCACCTCGGTAATGATTTTATCGGTAATATCTTCTTGGATAGGCTCGCTTTTAGTTACTGCCTTTTCTTTATTTCCTAACAACTTGCTGATGAAACTTTTCAATGCTTTTGATTTTTGATAAAACTAAGAAAATTAGACATGTTTTATGCAAAGTGAGAGTTAGAAAAGAGAAACAAGAAAAGAGAAACAAGATAGAGAAGATTAAGCAGTCAACAAAAAACTTAAAACCGGAAGCGATTACCTATCTAATCCCTAATCCCTAATCCCTAATCCCTGAACTCTTTCAACTATTAATACTATCTTTGCGTTTCAACAAAAAAAAGAAACGATGAAAGACGGTTTATACGCAAAAATCAAGACGAACAAAGGAGATATTCTTCTCAATCTAGAGTATAAAAAAACACCAGGAACGGTTGGTAATTTTGTTGCACTAGCCGAAGGTAATCTAGAAAACAAGATAAAAGCTCAAGGCATTCCATACTACGATGGCCTTAAATTCCACAGAGTTATTCCAGATTTTATGGTTCAAGGAGGTTGCCCAACTGGTACTGGAACCGGTGACCCAGGATATAAGTTTGATGATGAGTTTCATCCAGATTTAAAACACGATGGACCTGGAGTGCTTTCTATGGCTAATTCAGGACCTGGAAGTAACGGAAGTCAATTCTTTATCACCCACATCGCTACAAATTGGTTAGATAATAAGCATACGGTATTTGGAAAAGTAGTAGAAGGTCAGGATGTTGTTGATGCAATCGCTCAAGGTGATGTTATGAAGGAAGTTGAAATCATTCGAGTAGGTGATGAAGCAGAAAAATATAATGCAGTTGAAGCCTTTAGAACATTTGAAGGGTCTAGGGAAAAGAGAGTTTCAGAAGAACGCAATGCGAAGAGAGCTGAACTAGATAAGTTGGCCGCTGGTTTTGAAGAAACAGAATCTGGCTTACGATATAAGATTATCCAAAAGGGAAATGGTAAATCCGCTGAAAAGGGCAAAACCGTTTCTGTTCACTACAAAGGACAACTTGCAGACGGAACGGTTTTCGATTCTTCATACAAAAGAAATCAACCGCTAGACTTTAAAGTTGGAGTAGGACAAGTGATCGCCGGCTGGGACGAAGGTATTTGCCTTTTAAATGTTGGTGATAAGGCTCGTTTGGTGATTCCTAGCGATTTAGGTTATGGTAGCCAAGGAGCGGGAGGAGTTATTCCCGCTGATGCTACTTTGGTATTCGATGTTGAATTGATGGATGTGAAGTAGAAGCTAGATGCTTGATGCTAGATGCTAGATGCTAGAAGTTAGATACTAGAAGTTAGACGGTAGATGCTAGATGCTAGATTTAAGAAAAAAGATAAGACTTGATGTTAATCTTTAATTGGATAACATCAAGTCTATTTTTATTTGATTTAATCACCTAAAGTAATTTATTCTATAACATAAAACCAAACCTGCCTGCCGGCAGGCAGGAACCAACAACCAACAACCAACAACCAACTTCTACTTAAACTGCCCAAAATGCCACAATACACCAGACGGGTCGTGCACAAAGAATTCTCGTCCCCAGGCAAGGTTTTTAACGTCGGTTATCCGCACTGATTTATATTTTTCGGTGAGGTTGCGCGCTAGAATATCTTTGTAACATTCATCCACATCTTCGACTTCTAAAAACACCATAGAATTATTGATCCAATCCTTTACGTAGGCGTCTTGGAGATAGAAGCAAAGATCTTCGTTCACCTTAAATACTACCATATCTTTAAAAAGAACAACTTCTTCAAATCCTAAATCCTTGTAAAATTTTCTAGATTCCTTATAATCTTTTGACCCTATAAAAGTTCTGATGGATTTTGCTTTATAAGAATATGCCATGATTATTCCATTTTTCGATTAGCTTGAAACGTTCCGTTAGGTTGAAAAAGATTAATCTTATCAAAAAGTCCGGCTGTGGATTCTACGAATTCAACTTTAAAACCTTCTAACGCTTTAAAACTGAATTTATGTTTGGCGGTTGGCAACAACTCATATTCCGGTTGACCTGGTACAAAGAGGAACAACTTATTTTCATCCTTTAGATACACTTTTATCGGAGTATCCATCAGTTGGTAGTCGCCGACATATTTTTCTAACAAATAAGTATCTACGTCTATGGTTATCGGCGATCTGTTGAATTCAATTCCATCCAGAGTCGGTTCTATCTTCATTCTTAATCCTGAAATATCACCAGTATCATTCGTTGAAAAGTTAAACAATAAGCCGACATCATCAGAAGCTTCGATGCCATCTTCGGTTACTTCCAAAGGTTGAAAGACGTCATAATGATAGTGTTTAAGGCAAAGTTTTTTCAACTTAAAGATTGCGTAGAGCGAATCGTTTTCGACCTTGATATTAAACTTACCATATCCAGGATTTTCATAAATACCCGTATAATCATGGATGATATGGCTCGGTTTGGTGTTCTCTATTCTAGAAGAGGTATTGCTCACCTTGGCTTCTTTTTTGGCATCTTCCTGTTCGGATTTTCGTTTATTATAGCGTTCTGCCCAATTGGTTTTTTCTGTTTCTAAAAACCTGTCAGAAATAGTATTTCTAACCAAAGAAGGGAGCGCCGAAACATCTTGATTGGTCAAAACGATAATTCCGATTTTTTCGGTGGGATAAAAACTGGTGTTGGCCGAAAAACCATCGATGTTACCGCCGTGTTCAACTCTATAATGACCTCTATAAGATGATAAAAACCAACCGTAACCATAATTATGGAAGAACATAAAAGGAAATTCTTCATCGGGCAAACCTGCATCCACTATGCTATGAGAGCTCATCGCGTCCTGAACATAAATCTCAGGCAATATTTCCTTGCCATTAAATTTCCCTTTGTTAAGCCAAGTCACCACCCATCTCGCCATATCATTAACACTACTGTTAATGCTTCCCGCAGGACTCATGGAAGATATATTGTAGTAGTCTAGCTTCTTGATTTTCTCATCCTTGTTAAGTCCGTAGCCGATTGCCGCATTTTTACTTTGCTTCATTTCTTCAATAGTGCTGTTGGAGCGGTTCATCCCCAGCGGATCAAAAAACTTTTCCTTTACATTATCTTGCCAAGATTTACCGGTTATTTCCTCAGTAAGTGCGCCTTGAACCAAAAACATAAAGTTGTTGTAATACCATTGCTGCCTAATCCCAGTAAATGGTTCTTGATATTTTATACGCATCATCATACTATCCACATCGGTCGTTGGGAATAAATACCAAGAGTAGTCGTGCCTTGGAAGACCCGTCCTATGGCTCATCAAATCCTTTATTATGAGATTGTCGTTGAGGTCGTTACTGCTGAATTCTAGATTCTTTAAATATTTTCTTGGATTGTCGTCTAATGAAATTTTGTCTTCCTTTTGAAGTAATCCTAATAGTCCGGACGTGAAAGCTTTTGAGCAAGAACCGATGGCATAGAGGGTATTAGCATCTGCCAAAACCTTATTTTCATAGTCGCTGTAGCCAAAACCTTTAGAATAGATGATGCGCTCGCCTTCTACGATTGCTACCGCGAATCCTGGAGCTTTGGTTACCTTGAGTATTTCTGTAAGCTCCTGTTCTAGTCCTTTAAGTCTTTTATCGGTTTGCGGACTTGCCGAATAGAAAAACAATAGAAAGATTAAGACACAAAAATTTTTCATGTTAGGGAAAGGTTGAAGAGTTAGCTATAAATATCAGGTTGTAGTATTCAATAAATATAGCTTTAAAAATTAAATTTCGCTATTTCTTTCAATTCGGCGGTTTGATTTAACAGTTCAGTTAATCAAAATTTTAAATCCCTGCATTTTCAAGGAAGTTTGAATAGCATTTTAATTCAACCAATATGAAACTGCATTTCTTCTTTATCTTATTTAGCTGCTTTTTTCTAAATCTCCATTCTCAAAATACAGTTTCAGGCACTGTTGTAGATAACAATAATGTTCCCGTCGCCGGAGCGAATGTTTATTTGGAAGGAACTTATGACGGGGCAAATTCTGATGAAAACGGCGAATTTAACTTTAAGACCGAGGCCATTGGAACAATGAATCTCATTGTTTCCTTTTTGTCCTTCGAAACCACTTCGTTAAAGCTGGAGGTAAGCAAAATGGTCGATTTAAAAATTGTGCTTAGAGAAAATGTGGACGCACTAGATGCGGTTGTCATCAATGCTGGTAGTTTCGAAGCAGGAACCTCCAAAGTTTCGGTTTTAAAACCGCTAGATGTTGTAACCACAGCGAGCGCACTTGCCGATGTGT
Encoded here:
- a CDS encoding Peptidyl-prolyl cis-trans isomerase (rotamase)-cyclophilin family — protein: MKDGLYAKIKTNKGDILLNLEYKKTPGTVGNFVALAEGNLENKIKAQGIPYYDGLKFHRVIPDFMVQGGCPTGTGTGDPGYKFDDEFHPDLKHDGPGVLSMANSGPGSNGSQFFITHIATNWLDNKHTVFGKVVEGQDVVDAIAQGDVMKEVEIIRVGDEAEKYNAVEAFRTFEGSREKRVSEERNAKRAELDKLAAGFEETESGLRYKIIQKGNGKSAEKGKTVSVHYKGQLADGTVFDSSYKRNQPLDFKVGVGQVIAGWDEGICLLNVGDKARLVIPSDLGYGSQGAGGVIPADATLVFDVELMDVK
- a CDS encoding CubicO group peptidase, beta-lactamase class C family yields the protein MKNFCVLIFLLFFYSASPQTDKRLKGLEQELTEILKVTKAPGFAVAIVEGERIIYSKGFGYSDYENKVLADANTLYAIGSCSKAFTSGLLGLLQKEDKISLDDNPRKYLKNLEFSSNDLNDNLIIKDLMSHRTGLPRHDYSWYLFPTTDVDSMMMRIKYQEPFTGIRQQWYYNNFMFLVQGALTEEITGKSWQDNVKEKFFDPLGMNRSNSTIEEMKQSKNAAIGYGLNKDEKIKKLDYYNISSMSPAGSINSSVNDMARWVVTWLNKGKFNGKEILPEIYVQDAMSSHSIVDAGLPDEEFPFMFFHNYGYGWFLSSYRGHYRVEHGGNIDGFSANTSFYPTEKIGIIVLTNQDVSALPSLVRNTISDRFLETEKTNWAERYNKRKSEQEDAKKEAKVSNTSSRIENTKPSHIIHDYTGIYENPGYGKFNIKVENDSLYAIFKLKKLCLKHYHYDVFQPLEVTEDGIEASDDVGLLFNFSTNDTGDISGLRMKIEPTLDGIEFNRSPITIDVDTYLLEKYVGDYQLMDTPIKVYLKDENKLFLFVPGQPEYELLPTAKHKFSFKALEGFKVEFVESTAGLFDKINLFQPNGTFQANRKME